From the genome of Streptomyces sp. NBC_01317, one region includes:
- a CDS encoding tetratricopeptide repeat protein gives MPLTTYRRLFDDRRETLSDLLPATSPADEHTDTVETAWKPALDRAEAFAPARSARAALELVSMLAPDGIPEAVLHTTAARGWIEAAMTAHGDGAHQDSSHRNTDPHPRSAERAVLLALRALHRLSLITHEGTHAPSRTPASVEVHALVQRATRETVPAPALPALAVAAAADAIEELWSGTAESPHGPDTEAALYRGVESLRRTAPGGLLRDGRRHPVLRRVGPYLAELGRYAAERDVSRELLAQARATLGDGHRDVLVLRGQVARATGESGEAATALASLVEIRREAERTLGPSDPDTLTVRLHETRFRMEAGAVADALDHFTALADRAATVLGADHSLVTDARRNAALCRSLTGDAGGARDACAAIATAVERQFGPGHPVTLSVLTDLGRHEGEAGDPREAVATYVRAVAGLEAAVGRLHRDTLIARHNLAYWRGLSGDTAAAATELALLRPTVDEVLGPDHPRALRTRQQQAEVPALAGDHTGSAALLTTLLTDMTRVHGEDHPRTREVATALEHAEGPGP, from the coding sequence ATGCCGCTGACGACGTACCGCCGGCTGTTCGACGACCGGCGGGAAACCCTGTCCGACCTGCTGCCGGCGACCTCCCCGGCCGACGAACACACCGACACGGTGGAGACCGCCTGGAAGCCGGCCCTGGACCGGGCGGAGGCCTTCGCACCGGCCCGAAGTGCCAGGGCGGCGCTCGAACTTGTGTCGATGCTCGCCCCGGACGGCATCCCGGAGGCGGTGCTGCACACGACGGCGGCCCGGGGCTGGATCGAAGCGGCCATGACCGCCCACGGGGACGGCGCGCACCAGGACAGCTCCCACCGGAACACCGACCCCCACCCCCGTTCCGCCGAACGCGCCGTCCTCCTCGCCCTGCGCGCCCTGCACCGCCTCAGCCTGATCACCCACGAAGGCACCCACGCACCGTCCCGCACCCCCGCCTCGGTCGAGGTACACGCCTTGGTGCAGCGCGCGACGCGCGAGACCGTACCCGCCCCCGCCCTGCCCGCCCTCGCGGTCGCCGCCGCCGCCGACGCGATCGAGGAACTCTGGTCGGGCACAGCGGAGTCCCCGCACGGGCCCGACACCGAGGCCGCCCTCTACCGCGGTGTGGAGTCCCTGCGCCGGACCGCGCCCGGCGGTCTGCTCCGGGACGGGCGCAGGCACCCGGTCCTGCGCCGCGTCGGCCCGTACCTCGCCGAACTCGGCCGCTACGCGGCGGAACGCGACGTCTCCCGGGAGCTGCTCGCCCAGGCCCGCGCCACACTCGGCGACGGACACCGCGACGTCCTCGTCCTGCGCGGCCAGGTCGCCCGCGCCACCGGCGAGTCGGGAGAGGCGGCGACCGCGCTCGCCTCCCTGGTGGAGATCCGGCGGGAGGCCGAAAGGACCCTGGGACCCTCGGACCCCGACACCCTGACCGTACGGCTCCACGAGACACGCTTCCGCATGGAGGCGGGCGCGGTGGCCGACGCCCTGGACCACTTCACCGCACTCGCCGACCGGGCGGCCACCGTGCTCGGCGCGGACCACTCCCTGGTGACCGACGCGCGGCGGAACGCCGCGCTCTGCCGCAGCCTGACCGGGGACGCCGGCGGCGCGCGGGACGCCTGCGCCGCGATCGCCACCGCCGTGGAGCGGCAGTTCGGCCCCGGCCACCCGGTGACCCTGAGCGTCCTCACCGATCTGGGGCGGCACGAGGGCGAGGCGGGCGACCCGCGCGAAGCGGTCGCCACGTACGTCCGGGCGGTGGCCGGGCTGGAGGCAGCGGTGGGCCGCCTCCACCGGGACACTTTGATCGCCCGCCACAACCTCGCGTACTGGCGCGGCCTTTCGGGGGACACGGCCGCCGCCGCGACCGAACTGGCCCTCCTTCGCCCGACTGTTGACGAGGTGCTGGGCCCCGACCACCCGCGCGCCCTGCGCACCCGCCAACAGCAGGCCGAAGTCCCGGCACTCGCCGGCGACCACACCGGGTCCGCCGCGCTCCTCACCACCCTGCTGACCGACATGACCCGCGTCCACGGCGAGGACCACCCCCGCACCCGCGAGGTCGCGACGGCACTGGAGCACGCGGAAGGCCCCGGACCCTGA
- a CDS encoding type VII secretion system-associated protein — MAEIDDGFDPEIPEPPVEIIEAARHLPDQWLSLPDPAWSGADGDRDKDGDRDGPGDTDQDRDAEAPPDWAIPGRWRAGPTGAIVAWEDNEEYRPSPEALGWPAPTDPVESAIQLAVTGYGPTEDVVRTLAAAKVAVLTGADGGALAVRSAEGEPVIPVFTSPAYHDAFGAFAARIVPVAELVERLPEGYALYVNPSGPAGMIMETAELIEEIESRDSL; from the coding sequence ATGGCAGAGATCGACGACGGGTTCGACCCGGAGATACCCGAGCCGCCGGTGGAGATCATCGAGGCCGCCCGGCACCTGCCCGACCAGTGGCTCAGCCTCCCCGATCCGGCCTGGTCGGGCGCCGACGGGGACAGGGACAAGGACGGGGACAGGGACGGGCCCGGGGACACAGACCAGGATCGGGACGCGGAGGCGCCGCCGGACTGGGCGATCCCCGGGCGCTGGCGGGCCGGCCCCACCGGCGCGATCGTGGCGTGGGAGGACAACGAGGAGTACCGCCCCTCCCCGGAGGCCCTCGGCTGGCCCGCACCCACCGATCCGGTCGAGTCCGCCATCCAGCTCGCCGTGACGGGGTACGGGCCCACCGAGGACGTCGTGCGGACGCTGGCCGCCGCCAAGGTCGCCGTCCTCACGGGCGCCGACGGCGGCGCGCTGGCCGTGCGGTCGGCGGAGGGCGAACCGGTGATCCCCGTCTTCACCTCGCCCGCGTACCACGACGCCTTCGGGGCCTTCGCGGCCCGGATCGTCCCGGTCGCCGAACTGGTCGAGCGGCTCCCCGAGGGGTACGCGCTCTACGTCAATCCCTCAGGACCGGCGGGCATGATCATGGAGACCGCGGAGCTGATCGAGGAGATCGAGTCTCGTGATAGCCTCTAA
- a CDS encoding TetR/AcrR family transcriptional regulator, with translation MAEAGTTTPRERYRTQVRAEVKEHAWEQIATAGASALSLNAIAKRMGMSGPALYRYFASRDDLITELIRDAYRSLADTFRTAAASGADLAALAHAMRGWALADPHRYFLVYGTPVPGYHAPGDITAIAAEIMTTVLDAFAGLPSDGPATPFETHLEEHRQWARDHPASAVTLHRGLTFWTRLHGVLSLELAGHFTGMGFDSGLLFTAELDDLLAR, from the coding sequence ATGGCAGAGGCGGGCACGACGACCCCCCGCGAGCGCTACCGCACCCAGGTACGCGCGGAGGTCAAGGAACACGCGTGGGAGCAGATCGCCACGGCGGGGGCGTCCGCGCTCTCCCTCAACGCGATCGCCAAGCGGATGGGCATGAGCGGGCCCGCGCTCTACCGGTACTTCGCCAGCCGCGACGACCTGATCACCGAACTCATCCGGGACGCGTACCGGAGCCTCGCCGACACCTTCCGTACGGCCGCCGCGTCCGGCGCCGACCTGGCCGCGCTGGCCCACGCCATGCGCGGCTGGGCCCTGGCGGACCCCCACCGGTACTTCCTCGTCTACGGCACCCCCGTCCCCGGCTACCACGCGCCCGGCGACATCACCGCCATCGCGGCCGAGATCATGACAACCGTGCTCGACGCCTTCGCGGGCCTGCCGTCGGACGGTCCCGCGACACCGTTCGAGACGCATCTCGAAGAGCACCGGCAGTGGGCGCGCGACCACCCCGCCTCCGCCGTGACCCTCCACCGGGGCCTGACCTTCTGGACCCGGCTGCACGGTGTCCTGTCCCTCGAACTCGCGGGCCACTTCACCGGGATGGGATTCGACAGCGGCCTGCTCTTCACCGCCGAGCTGGACGACCTGCTGGCACGCTGA
- a CDS encoding helix-turn-helix domain-containing protein, whose product MTSVVLALYDGALLFEAAAACEVFGVDRGLAEPWYDFRVCGPRQARLGGWLRVDTPHGYDALADADTVIVAACGDVEADLPGELVDAVRAAHERGARVVSLCTGAFVLAAAGVLDGRRATTHWEHAAALAARHPRVRVDPDVLYVDEGTVLTSAGKAAGMDLCLHLVTLDHGAAVANALARRLVVPARRAGGQAQFVAVPVPADTGHALADLLDWASARLHRPLTVPDLARRANMSTRNLTRRFTAATGVTPLRWLHTQRVHRAQELLETTDDSVELIAARTGMGTAATLRRHFHRALGVPPDTYRSTFRTHRTSVVRQGDPPGL is encoded by the coding sequence ATGACCTCTGTGGTGCTGGCGCTGTACGACGGGGCCCTGTTGTTCGAAGCCGCCGCGGCCTGCGAGGTGTTCGGCGTCGACCGGGGCCTGGCCGAGCCGTGGTACGACTTCCGCGTCTGCGGGCCCCGGCAGGCGCGGCTCGGCGGCTGGCTGCGCGTCGACACCCCGCACGGGTACGACGCCCTGGCGGACGCGGACACCGTCATTGTGGCGGCCTGCGGTGACGTCGAGGCCGACCTGCCGGGCGAGTTGGTGGACGCCGTGCGCGCGGCGCACGAGCGGGGCGCCCGGGTCGTGTCGCTGTGCACCGGGGCGTTCGTCCTGGCCGCCGCCGGAGTGCTGGACGGCCGCCGCGCCACCACCCACTGGGAGCACGCCGCCGCACTCGCCGCGCGCCACCCCCGGGTCCGTGTCGACCCGGACGTCCTCTACGTCGACGAGGGTACGGTCCTCACCTCGGCCGGCAAGGCCGCCGGGATGGACCTGTGCCTGCACCTCGTCACCCTCGACCACGGCGCGGCGGTCGCCAACGCGCTGGCGCGCCGCCTGGTGGTGCCCGCCCGGCGCGCGGGCGGCCAGGCCCAGTTCGTCGCCGTACCGGTCCCCGCCGACACCGGCCACGCGCTCGCCGACCTGCTGGACTGGGCGAGCGCGCGGCTGCACCGGCCGCTGACCGTGCCCGACCTGGCCCGCCGGGCGAACATGAGCACCCGCAACCTGACCCGCCGCTTCACCGCCGCCACCGGTGTCACCCCCCTGCGCTGGCTGCACACCCAGCGCGTCCACCGCGCCCAGGAACTCCTCGAAACCACCGACGACAGCGTCGAACTCATCGCCGCCCGCACGGGCATGGGGACCGCCGCGACGCTGCGCCGGCACTTCCACCGCGCCCTCGGTGTGCCCCCGGACACCTACCGGAGCACCTTCCGCACCCACCGGACCTCCGTGGTGCGCCAAGGCGACCCACCGGGCTTGTAG
- a CDS encoding helix-turn-helix transcriptional regulator gives MTTRPTPEQHLRDLARLRRVRDRIDREYARPLNIEELARGAHMSAGHLSRAFRLAYGESPYAYLMTRRIERAMALLRRGDLSVTEVCFAVGCSSLGTFSTRFTELVGVPPSTYRRRTAGATAEMPPCVTKQVTRPVRNREARASERT, from the coding sequence GTGACCACCAGACCCACCCCGGAGCAGCACCTCCGCGATCTCGCGCGGCTGCGCCGCGTCCGCGACCGGATCGACCGGGAGTACGCGCGGCCGCTCAACATCGAGGAGCTCGCCCGTGGGGCGCACATGTCGGCCGGGCACCTCAGCCGCGCGTTCCGGCTCGCGTACGGCGAGTCACCGTACGCGTACCTGATGACCCGCCGTATCGAGCGCGCGATGGCGCTCCTGCGGCGGGGGGACCTCAGCGTCACCGAGGTGTGTTTCGCGGTCGGCTGTTCGTCGCTGGGCACCTTCAGCACCCGCTTCACCGAGCTGGTCGGTGTGCCGCCCAGCACCTACCGGCGCCGTACGGCGGGCGCCACGGCGGAGATGCCGCCGTGTGTCACGAAACAGGTGACGCGACCGGTCAGGAATCGAGAAGCGCGGGCCTCGGAGCGCACCTAG
- a CDS encoding VOC family protein encodes MDLTIHTTFLPHVDADESLAFYRDTLGFEVRNDVGYGGMRWITVGPVGQPGTSIVLEPPAGDPGTTDDERRTIAEMMAKGTYLRIILATADVDATFAQIQAAGAEVVQEPTDQPYGVRDCAFRDPAGNLIRINEVR; translated from the coding sequence ATGGACCTCACGATTCACACCACGTTCCTCCCGCACGTCGACGCCGACGAGTCCCTGGCCTTCTACCGCGACACCCTCGGCTTCGAGGTGCGCAACGACGTCGGATACGGCGGGATGCGCTGGATCACCGTCGGCCCGGTCGGCCAGCCCGGCACGTCCATCGTCCTGGAGCCGCCGGCCGGCGACCCCGGCACCACGGACGACGAGCGCCGTACTATCGCCGAGATGATGGCCAAGGGCACGTACCTCCGTATCATTCTGGCCACCGCCGACGTCGACGCCACCTTCGCGCAGATCCAGGCCGCGGGTGCCGAGGTCGTCCAGGAGCCGACCGACCAGCCCTACGGTGTACGGGACTGTGCCTTCCGCGATCCCGCGGGGAACCTGATCCGGATCAACGAGGTCCGCTGA
- a CDS encoding GNAT family N-acetyltransferase, producing the protein MDMRTVSFGHPDAVRLNDRVQLEYGERYGDEGDVTPLAPDMFDPPRGRYLIVYDDLGVPVATGGWRSQEKNEDGYADGDAEIKRMYVTPEVRGRGLARLILAALEDDARAAGRIRMVLETGTKQPEALSLYASSGYEPCAKFGHYRFHELSLCYAKPLTVPPVAGTPDSLL; encoded by the coding sequence ATGGATATGCGCACTGTCTCCTTCGGTCACCCCGACGCCGTCCGGCTCAACGATCGCGTGCAGCTCGAATACGGCGAGCGGTACGGCGACGAAGGCGACGTCACCCCTCTCGCGCCGGACATGTTCGACCCGCCGCGCGGCCGGTACCTGATCGTCTACGACGACCTGGGCGTCCCGGTGGCCACCGGCGGCTGGCGCAGCCAGGAGAAGAACGAGGACGGGTACGCGGACGGGGACGCGGAGATCAAGCGCATGTACGTGACCCCGGAGGTGCGCGGGCGTGGTCTGGCCCGGCTGATCCTGGCCGCCCTGGAGGACGATGCGCGGGCCGCGGGCCGTATCCGGATGGTGCTGGAGACCGGCACCAAGCAGCCCGAGGCGCTGTCCCTCTACGCGTCCAGCGGCTACGAACCGTGCGCCAAGTTCGGCCACTACCGTTTCCACGAACTGAGCCTCTGTTACGCCAAGCCGCTGACGGTCCCGCCCGTCGCCGGGACGCCGGACTCTCTCCTCTAA
- a CDS encoding saccharopine dehydrogenase family protein, translating into MNRQQRAVAVIGAYGHTAAFVLAELRRRGLTPVLVGRDTTRLRSAAEAHPGAETHVASLADPASLDRALSVAAAVINCAGPFADTAAPVIDAALRARIPYLDVAAEQAVALETFERYALRAREAGVVVAPSVAFYGGLGDLLACAATGDWPDADDVTIAIALDSWLPTRGTRATVRRNAGRHLVFTGNRLTPPPAPPEGPSRTETWPFPHPLGVQEVTELSTADQVTLSRHLRVPEIRVRINRAPLRDLGDPGTPPPTAADSSGRSAQTFVVDVVARRAGEERRATASGRDIYAVTAPLVVEAAVRILDGRARRVGVAAAGELFDAPDFLRALDPAHLTYTAPGAHRP; encoded by the coding sequence ATGAACAGACAACAGCGGGCAGTCGCGGTCATCGGCGCCTACGGACACACCGCCGCCTTCGTCCTCGCCGAACTGCGCCGCCGCGGCCTCACCCCCGTCCTCGTCGGCCGGGATACCACCAGGCTGCGCTCCGCCGCCGAGGCGCACCCGGGAGCGGAGACCCACGTCGCGTCGCTCGCGGATCCCGCGTCCTTGGACCGCGCCCTGTCGGTCGCGGCGGCGGTCATCAACTGCGCGGGGCCCTTCGCCGACACCGCGGCCCCCGTGATCGACGCGGCGCTGCGGGCTCGCATCCCCTACCTGGACGTGGCCGCGGAGCAGGCCGTCGCGCTGGAGACGTTCGAGCGGTACGCCCTGCGGGCCCGCGAGGCCGGGGTGGTGGTCGCCCCGTCGGTGGCGTTCTACGGCGGGCTCGGCGACCTGCTGGCCTGCGCGGCGACGGGCGACTGGCCGGACGCGGACGACGTCACGATCGCGATCGCCCTCGACAGCTGGCTGCCGACCCGGGGCACCCGCGCGACCGTACGGCGCAACGCGGGCCGCCACCTGGTCTTCACCGGCAACCGCCTCACCCCGCCGCCCGCGCCGCCCGAAGGCCCGTCACGGACGGAGACCTGGCCGTTCCCGCACCCGCTGGGCGTCCAGGAGGTCACCGAGCTGTCCACCGCCGACCAGGTCACCCTCTCCCGCCACCTGCGGGTGCCCGAAATCCGCGTCCGTATCAACCGCGCGCCCCTGCGCGACCTGGGCGATCCCGGCACTCCCCCGCCCACGGCGGCCGACAGCTCCGGACGCTCGGCGCAGACCTTCGTGGTCGACGTGGTCGCACGCCGGGCCGGGGAGGAGCGCCGCGCGACGGCGTCCGGCCGTGACATCTACGCGGTCACCGCGCCCCTGGTGGTGGAGGCGGCGGTACGGATCCTCGACGGCCGGGCCCGCCGGGTGGGGGTGGCCGCCGCGGGAGAACTCTTCGACGCCCCGGACTTCCTGCGGGCGCTCGATCCCGCCCACCTCACCTACACCGCACCCGGCGCGCACCGGCCCTGA
- a CDS encoding glucose-6-phosphate dehydrogenase: MAKTDDARTTTDPTSALDTLVIFGITGDLGRKMTLRSLYRLERRGLLDCRIIGVASTDMSTAQLAAYARDAIAATGEPVEDAVFQRFAGRLTYLPGDVMDDSLYDRLAGEIGPGHRPLFYLEMPPSLFAPIVERLGKADILANACVAVEKPFGNDLESARQLNARLRAVLDEDQLLRVDHFLGKEPVIELEYLRFANPALAGLWDRNSVSAVQITMAEDFGVEDRGKFYDSVGALRDVVQNHLLQVLALVTMDPPTRSDADSVRDKKAEILSVVRAADPEHCVRGQYEGYADVPGVSAGSTTETFTALRLEVENWRWADVPFFLRAGKKLPLRATEVRLLLRRAPRLACLPAPTQAEQNQIVLRIDPDPGLRVQLVGQGDDESWQPINLSASFAPDVGEPFEPYERLLHTALTGDHRLFTREDSVEESWRIVQPLLDNPPEVHPYRPGSWGPEEAKRLVRGHPSWREPWTGPAR, from the coding sequence ATGGCGAAGACCGACGACGCACGGACGACGACGGACCCTACCAGCGCGCTGGACACGCTGGTCATCTTCGGTATCACCGGGGACCTCGGCCGCAAGATGACGCTCCGGTCCCTCTACCGTCTGGAGCGGCGGGGCCTGCTCGACTGCCGCATCATCGGGGTGGCGTCCACGGACATGAGTACCGCGCAGCTCGCGGCGTACGCGCGCGACGCGATCGCCGCCACCGGGGAGCCGGTGGAGGACGCGGTCTTCCAGCGGTTCGCCGGGCGGCTGACGTATCTGCCCGGCGATGTCATGGACGACTCGCTCTACGACCGGCTGGCGGGGGAGATCGGGCCGGGACACCGCCCCCTGTTCTACCTGGAGATGCCCCCGTCGCTGTTCGCGCCCATCGTCGAGCGGCTCGGCAAGGCGGACATCCTGGCGAACGCCTGCGTCGCGGTGGAGAAGCCCTTCGGGAACGACCTGGAGTCCGCGCGTCAGCTCAACGCGCGGCTGCGCGCGGTGCTGGACGAGGACCAGCTGCTGCGGGTCGACCACTTCCTCGGCAAGGAACCGGTCATCGAGCTGGAGTACCTGCGGTTCGCGAATCCGGCGCTGGCCGGCCTGTGGGACCGGAACAGCGTGTCGGCCGTCCAGATCACCATGGCGGAGGACTTCGGCGTCGAGGACCGCGGGAAGTTCTACGACTCCGTGGGCGCGCTCCGTGACGTCGTACAGAATCATCTCCTCCAGGTGCTGGCGCTGGTCACGATGGATCCGCCGACCCGCTCCGACGCGGACAGCGTGCGCGACAAGAAGGCCGAGATCCTCAGCGTCGTGCGTGCGGCCGATCCGGAGCACTGCGTCCGGGGCCAGTACGAGGGGTACGCGGACGTTCCCGGGGTGTCGGCGGGCTCCACCACCGAGACGTTCACCGCTCTGCGCCTGGAGGTGGAGAACTGGCGGTGGGCCGACGTCCCGTTCTTCCTGCGGGCGGGGAAGAAGCTGCCGCTGCGGGCGACGGAGGTACGGCTCCTGCTGCGCCGCGCGCCGCGGCTGGCCTGCCTTCCCGCGCCGACGCAGGCGGAGCAGAACCAGATCGTGCTCCGTATCGACCCCGATCCCGGTCTGCGGGTCCAGCTGGTCGGGCAGGGCGACGACGAGTCCTGGCAGCCGATCAACCTCAGCGCCTCGTTCGCCCCGGATGTCGGTGAGCCCTTCGAGCCGTACGAGCGGCTGCTGCACACCGCTCTGACGGGCGATCACCGGCTGTTCACGCGCGAGGACAGCGTCGAGGAGTCCTGGCGGATCGTGCAGCCGCTGCTCGACAACCCGCCCGAGGTGCATCCGTACCGGCCGGGATCGTGGGGCCCGGAGGAGGCGAAGAGGCTCGTACGCGGCCATCCCTCGTGGCGCGAGCCCTGGACGGGCCCGGCCCGCTGA
- a CDS encoding excinuclease ABC subunit UvrA — MSRAPEADAQSPAPHVADSHELIRVHGARVNNLQDVSIEIPKRRLTVFTGVSGSGKSSLVFHTIAAESQRLINETYSAFVQGFMPTLARPEVDVLEGLTTAIIVDQQRMGADPRSTVGTATDANAMLRILFSRLGQPHIGPPGAYAFNVPSVRASGAITVERGDKKTVKATFNRTGGMCNRCEGRGAVSDIDLSQLYDDSKSIAEGAFTIPGWKSDSFWTVRVYAGSGFLDPHKPIREFTEKEMRDFLHREPTKVKVEGVNLTYEGLIPKIQKSMLSKDKEALQPHIRAFVERAVTFTTCPECDGTRLSEGARSSKIERISIADACAMQISDLAAWVGDLDEPSVAPLLTTLRQTLDSFVEIGLGYLSLDRSSGTLSGGEAQRVKMIRHLGSSLTDTTYVFDEPTAGLHPHDIQRMNDLLLRLRDKGNTVLVVEHKPETIAIADHVVDLGPGAGTAGGTVCFEGTVEGLRTGGTLTGRHFDDRAAVKETVRTPSGALEIRGATAHNLRGVDVDIPLGVLAVVTGVAGSGKSSLIHGSVSERDGVVSIDQSAIRGSRRSNPATYTGLLDPIRKAFAKANGVKPALFSANSEGACPTCNGAGVTYIDLAMMAGVASPCEECEGKRFQASVLDYHFGGRDISEVLAMSVSEAETFFGAGEARTPAAHTILGRLADVGLGYLSLGQPLTTLSGGERQRLKLATHMAEKGGVYVLDEPTTGLHLADVEQLLGLLDRLVDSGKSVVVIEHHQAVMAHADWIIDLGPGAGHDGGRIVFEGTPADLVADRTTLTGEHLAAYVGD, encoded by the coding sequence ATGAGCAGGGCCCCCGAGGCGGACGCGCAGTCCCCCGCGCCGCACGTCGCGGACAGCCACGAGCTGATCCGCGTGCACGGCGCGCGCGTGAACAACCTCCAGGACGTCAGCATCGAGATCCCGAAGCGGCGGCTGACCGTGTTCACCGGCGTCTCGGGATCGGGCAAGAGCTCGCTCGTGTTCCACACGATCGCCGCCGAGTCGCAGCGGCTGATCAACGAGACGTACAGCGCGTTCGTCCAGGGCTTCATGCCGACGCTGGCGCGCCCCGAGGTCGACGTACTCGAAGGGCTGACCACCGCGATCATCGTGGACCAGCAGCGGATGGGCGCCGACCCCCGCTCCACGGTCGGCACCGCCACCGACGCCAACGCCATGCTGCGCATCCTCTTCAGCCGGCTCGGGCAGCCGCACATCGGCCCACCCGGCGCGTACGCCTTCAACGTGCCGTCCGTCCGGGCGAGCGGCGCCATCACCGTCGAGCGCGGCGACAAGAAGACGGTGAAGGCGACCTTCAACCGCACCGGCGGCATGTGCAACCGGTGCGAGGGCCGGGGCGCGGTCTCCGACATCGACCTCAGCCAGCTCTACGACGACTCCAAGTCGATCGCGGAGGGCGCGTTCACCATCCCGGGCTGGAAGTCCGACAGCTTCTGGACCGTACGGGTCTACGCCGGGTCGGGCTTCCTCGACCCGCACAAGCCGATCCGTGAGTTCACCGAGAAGGAGATGCGGGACTTCCTCCACCGGGAGCCGACCAAGGTGAAGGTCGAGGGCGTGAACCTCACCTACGAGGGGCTCATCCCCAAGATCCAGAAGTCGATGCTCTCGAAGGACAAGGAGGCGCTCCAGCCGCACATCCGGGCGTTCGTGGAGCGGGCGGTCACGTTCACTACCTGCCCGGAGTGCGACGGTACGCGGCTCAGCGAGGGGGCCCGCTCCTCGAAGATCGAGCGGATCAGCATCGCCGACGCCTGCGCGATGCAGATCAGCGACCTGGCCGCCTGGGTCGGCGACCTGGACGAGCCGTCGGTGGCGCCGCTGCTCACCACCCTGCGGCAGACGCTCGACTCGTTCGTGGAGATCGGTCTCGGCTATCTCTCGCTCGACCGGTCCTCGGGCACGCTGTCGGGCGGCGAGGCGCAGCGCGTCAAGATGATCCGGCACCTGGGGTCCTCGCTCACGGACACCACGTACGTCTTCGACGAGCCGACCGCGGGCCTGCACCCCCATGACATCCAGCGGATGAACGACCTGCTCCTGCGGCTGCGGGACAAGGGCAACACGGTGCTCGTCGTGGAGCACAAGCCGGAGACGATAGCCATCGCCGACCACGTGGTCGACCTCGGACCCGGAGCCGGTACGGCGGGTGGCACCGTCTGTTTCGAGGGCACCGTCGAGGGGTTGCGGACCGGCGGCACGCTGACCGGGCGCCATTTCGACGACCGGGCCGCCGTCAAGGAGACCGTACGGACGCCCAGCGGGGCGCTGGAGATCCGGGGCGCGACGGCGCACAACCTGCGGGGTGTCGACGTCGACATCCCGCTCGGGGTGCTCGCCGTCGTGACGGGTGTCGCCGGTTCCGGGAAGAGTTCCCTGATCCACGGTTCGGTGTCCGAGCGGGACGGGGTGGTGTCGATCGACCAGAGCGCGATCCGCGGCTCGCGGCGCAGCAACCCGGCGACGTACACGGGGCTGCTCGACCCGATCCGCAAGGCGTTCGCGAAGGCCAACGGGGTGAAGCCGGCGCTGTTCAGCGCCAACTCCGAGGGCGCCTGCCCGACGTGCAACGGTGCCGGGGTCACGTACATCGATCTGGCGATGATGGCCGGTGTCGCCTCTCCCTGCGAGGAGTGCGAGGGGAAGCGGTTCCAGGCGTCGGTGCTGGATTACCACTTCGGCGGCCGTGACATCAGCGAGGTGCTCGCGATGTCGGTGAGCGAGGCGGAGACGTTCTTCGGCGCGGGCGAGGCGCGTACGCCCGCCGCGCACACCATTCTCGGCCGGCTGGCGGACGTCGGACTCGGCTACCTCAGTCTCGGACAGCCGCTCACGACGCTGTCCGGCGGGGAGCGGCAGCGCCTCAAGCTGGCGACCCACATGGCGGAGAAGGGCGGGGTGTACGTGCTCGACGAGCCGACCACCGGCCTGCACCTCGCCGATGTGGAACAGTTGCTCGGGCTGCTGGACCGGCTCGTGGACTCCGGGAAGTCGGTCGTCGTCATCGAGCACCACCAGGCGGTCATGGCGCACGCGGACTGGATCATCGACCTGGGCCCGGGGGCGGGTCACGACGGCGGGCGGATCGTCTTCGAGGGCACCCCGGCGGACCTGGTCGCGGACCGTACGACCCTCACGGGCGAGCACCTGGCGGCGTACGTCGGCGACTGA
- a CDS encoding DinB family protein — protein sequence MIPPRLVPLLEQFDFACERLAGRLAGPVMDSGDGAQTEVGPLTDAEYLWEPVPDCWSVRRRTDGPGARATLLAGQGEWGRDAAPYPHPWPPPFTTLAWRLSHLSEMLTLRADHTAGRHVLTRDDHPVPGDAASAVAAFEEGAAAWRKALSAADDAALDAVGYCTYPHGSDAEEPFVDIVWWVNQEVLHHGAEIALLRDLYRSGRH from the coding sequence ATGATCCCCCCACGGCTGGTTCCTCTGCTGGAACAATTCGACTTCGCGTGCGAGCGCCTGGCCGGCCGTCTGGCGGGGCCCGTCATGGACAGCGGCGACGGCGCGCAGACCGAGGTCGGACCGCTGACGGACGCGGAGTACCTCTGGGAGCCGGTGCCCGACTGCTGGTCGGTCCGGCGGCGCACGGACGGCCCGGGCGCACGCGCGACCCTCCTGGCGGGCCAGGGCGAGTGGGGGCGCGACGCCGCGCCGTACCCCCACCCCTGGCCCCCGCCGTTCACCACCCTCGCCTGGCGGCTGAGCCACCTCAGCGAGATGCTGACGCTCCGCGCCGACCACACGGCCGGCCGCCACGTGCTGACCCGCGACGACCACCCCGTCCCCGGCGACGCGGCGAGCGCGGTCGCGGCCTTCGAGGAGGGCGCGGCGGCCTGGCGGAAGGCACTCTCGGCGGCGGACGATGCCGCGCTCGACGCCGTGGGGTACTGCACCTACCCGCACGGCAGCGACGCCGAGGAGCCTTTTGTCGACATCGTGTGGTGGGTCAACCAGGAAGTGCTCCACCACGGAGCCGAAATCGCCCTGCTCCGCGACCTGTACCGCTCAGGTCGGCACTGA